A genome region from Pirellulales bacterium includes the following:
- a CDS encoding PSD1 and planctomycete cytochrome C domain-containing protein — protein sequence MLNFSRQYVGIAFALCAIQSLTLVARAEELAAESLTFEQHIRPIFKAYCFDCHGATDEKQAHLDLRLVRFQLAGGDSGPALAPGQPDESHLVQRLRSGEMPPGEVKVPADQLAMLERWIAAGAKTANAEPESLPPGIGITAEDRTWWAFLPLHRPRVPAVPERANLRTPIDALLAAEMPPDVSFAPDADRLTLLKRACFDLTGLPPAAELVARFTSDDAPDAYERLIDELLASPHYGERWARHWLDVAGYADSEGATTSDAPRSWAFKYRDYVIRSLNADKPLDRFIDEQLAGDELAGPVSGDLTSEQIELLTATGFLQMAADGTGSGDDSPEARNQVMADTLKIVSSSLLGLTVACAQCHDHRYDPISQVDYYALRAVFEPALDPLAWRPPQARHVSLYTTADRQRSAELDTEAQAIAAVRDQKQSEYMTAALEQELTKFEEPLRGELRTAYQTPADQRTDRQKQLLDANPSVNLSPGVLYQYNQAAADDLKAYDARIAAVLARKRPEEFIRALTEPAGHAPQTLLFHRGDYRSPKQPVAAAAPAILCRSEASTALADAAPGLPSTGRRLALSRWLTGPENPITARVLANRIWLHHFGRGLVATPGDFGRLGARPTHPALLDWLAVELRDGGWSLKRLHRTIMLSTAYRQSSRREPGEMARDPENRWYARKNVVRLEAETLRDRMLAASGQLDPTLYGPAIPVVEDDAGQVIVDPAQRRRSLYIEQRRSRPVALLQAFDAPVMQTNCEVRPSSTVATQSLMLLNGQFAQDQAGALAQAVLAQPNPDLPTELAGAVTAENCPSLGLGRVVQAWQQAYCRRPATDELAAAASFLRRQTDYLSEHAESLAAGQSAEHQALTNLCQVLLSSNEFLYVD from the coding sequence ATGCTGAACTTCTCGCGACAATACGTCGGGATCGCCTTTGCGCTCTGCGCGATTCAAAGCCTGACGCTCGTGGCTCGCGCCGAAGAATTGGCAGCCGAGTCGCTGACTTTCGAACAGCACATTCGGCCGATCTTCAAGGCCTATTGCTTCGATTGTCATGGCGCCACGGACGAGAAGCAGGCCCATCTCGATCTGCGCCTGGTCCGCTTTCAGCTCGCCGGCGGCGACTCGGGTCCAGCCCTTGCGCCTGGCCAGCCCGATGAAAGCCACCTCGTCCAGCGGCTACGCTCGGGTGAAATGCCGCCGGGCGAGGTCAAGGTCCCGGCCGATCAGCTCGCGATGCTCGAGCGCTGGATCGCCGCGGGGGCCAAGACGGCCAACGCGGAACCCGAGTCGCTTCCGCCGGGCATCGGCATCACTGCCGAAGACCGTACGTGGTGGGCGTTCCTGCCGCTGCACAGGCCGCGTGTTCCCGCGGTGCCCGAGAGGGCCAACCTCCGCACGCCCATCGATGCGCTGCTGGCTGCCGAGATGCCGCCGGACGTAAGCTTCGCGCCCGATGCCGATCGGCTCACGTTGCTGAAGCGAGCCTGCTTCGATTTGACTGGTTTGCCTCCCGCCGCTGAACTCGTCGCGCGGTTTACCAGCGACGATGCGCCCGACGCCTACGAGCGGCTGATCGACGAGTTGCTGGCTTCGCCGCACTACGGCGAGCGTTGGGCTCGTCACTGGCTCGACGTGGCCGGCTATGCCGATTCCGAAGGTGCCACGACCAGCGATGCGCCGCGCTCCTGGGCGTTTAAGTATCGCGACTATGTGATCCGCTCGCTTAATGCCGATAAGCCGCTCGATCGTTTCATCGACGAGCAACTCGCCGGCGACGAGCTGGCCGGGCCGGTCTCCGGCGATTTGACGAGCGAGCAGATCGAGCTGCTCACCGCGACCGGTTTCTTGCAGATGGCTGCCGACGGCACCGGCAGCGGCGACGATTCGCCCGAAGCCCGCAACCAGGTCATGGCCGACACTCTGAAGATCGTCAGCAGCTCGCTGCTGGGGCTGACCGTGGCGTGTGCCCAATGCCACGACCACCGGTACGACCCGATCTCGCAGGTCGACTATTACGCGCTGCGCGCCGTGTTCGAACCGGCGCTCGACCCGTTGGCATGGCGCCCGCCGCAGGCGCGGCACGTGTCGCTCTACACGACCGCCGATCGCCAGCGCAGCGCCGAGCTCGATACTGAGGCGCAAGCCATCGCGGCGGTCCGCGACCAGAAGCAGTCCGAATACATGACCGCGGCGCTCGAACAAGAACTGACGAAGTTCGAGGAGCCGTTGCGGGGTGAGCTGCGCACGGCTTACCAGACGCCCGCCGACCAGCGAACCGATCGCCAGAAACAGTTGCTCGACGCGAACCCAAGCGTCAATCTTTCGCCGGGAGTTCTTTATCAATACAACCAGGCCGCGGCCGACGACCTGAAGGCCTACGACGCCCGCATCGCCGCGGTGCTGGCGCGCAAACGGCCCGAAGAATTTATCCGCGCACTGACAGAACCGGCCGGTCACGCGCCACAGACGCTGCTCTTCCACCGCGGCGACTATCGCTCGCCCAAGCAGCCCGTGGCCGCGGCGGCGCCGGCGATCTTGTGTCGCTCGGAGGCGAGTACCGCGCTCGCCGATGCGGCGCCCGGTCTGCCGTCCACCGGTCGGCGCCTGGCTCTGTCGCGCTGGCTGACCGGACCCGAGAACCCAATCACGGCGCGGGTCCTGGCGAATCGTATCTGGCTGCACCATTTTGGCCGCGGGCTGGTCGCCACGCCGGGCGACTTCGGCCGGCTCGGCGCGCGACCGACGCATCCGGCGCTGCTCGATTGGCTGGCGGTCGAGCTGCGCGACGGCGGTTGGAGCCTCAAGCGGCTGCACCGCACGATCATGCTGTCGACCGCCTATCGACAGTCGTCGCGGCGCGAGCCGGGTGAAATGGCCCGCGATCCGGAGAACCGTTGGTACGCGCGGAAGAACGTCGTACGACTCGAGGCCGAGACCCTGCGCGATCGCATGCTCGCCGCGAGCGGCCAGCTCGACCCGACCCTCTACGGCCCCGCGATTCCGGTCGTGGAAGACGACGCCGGCCAGGTGATCGTCGATCCCGCACAGCGTCGGCGCAGCCTGTACATCGAACAGCGCCGCAGCCGGCCCGTGGCGCTGCTCCAGGCCTTCGACGCTCCGGTCATGCAAACCAACTGCGAAGTGCGGCCGTCATCGACCGTCGCCACGCAGTCGCTGATGCTGCTCAATGGCCAGTTTGCCCAAGACCAGGCCGGGGCCCTCGCGCAGGCCGTGCTCGCGCAGCCGAACCCTGATTTGCCCACCGAGCTGGCCGGCGCGGTCACCGCCGAGAATTGCCCCTCGCTCGGCTTGGGCCGGGTCGTGCAGGCCTGGCAGCAAGCGTATTGCCGACGGCCCGCGACCGACGAACTGGCCGCCGCGGCCAGTTTTCTCCGCCGGCAAACGGATTACTTGAGCGAGCACGCCGAATCGCTCGCCGCCGGGCAATCGGCCGAGCATCAAGCGTTGACCAATCTGTGCCAGGTGCTGTTGAGCTCCAACGAGTTCTTGTATGTCGATTGA
- a CDS encoding DUF1501 domain-containing protein — MSIEPQRVACSRRRFLAENGLGMGALALGWLMAQETATAAPRKPPGVPQTFDTRPKPPPRRATARAMISLFQHGGPSHVDLTDPKPELTKRSGSEYPGEVTFSFVNRASKALFGSPFKFSPSGACGTEISELLPGLQGIADEICLIRSMHTGANGHEVSIRYFHGGIPGVLGRPTLGSWLVYGLGSESQELPAYLVLTDPEGHPVDGVNNWSNGFMPPLFQGTVLRPREPRIFNLEPPPHLRGTVQSQNLELLQALNRRHAAEHPGEADLEARIASYELAAAMQTSAREALDISGETEATHRLYGLDQPETREYGTRCLIARRLVERGVRFVQLFLGGQPWDNHTNIRGSLPAICRRTDRPAAALVTDLKQRGMLDTTLVHWGGEIGRLPVTENHGDPAQAGRDHNGQGFSIWLAGGGIRGGMTHGATDEFGHRAVENVVTPNDLQATILHQFGLDHQQLLYLHGGREEQLTAQRAARVLQEILA, encoded by the coding sequence ATGTCGATTGAACCGCAGCGTGTCGCCTGTTCGCGGCGCAGATTCCTGGCGGAAAACGGCCTGGGAATGGGCGCGCTCGCGCTCGGCTGGCTGATGGCCCAGGAAACCGCCACGGCCGCGCCGCGCAAACCGCCCGGGGTGCCGCAGACCTTCGACACCAGGCCGAAGCCGCCGCCGCGGCGCGCGACGGCCCGAGCGATGATCTCGCTGTTTCAACACGGCGGACCTTCGCACGTCGACCTCACCGACCCCAAGCCCGAATTGACCAAGCGCTCGGGCAGCGAGTATCCGGGCGAAGTCACCTTCAGCTTTGTCAATCGAGCCAGCAAAGCCCTGTTCGGCAGCCCGTTCAAGTTCAGCCCGAGCGGCGCTTGCGGCACCGAGATCTCCGAGTTGCTGCCGGGTTTGCAAGGGATTGCTGACGAAATCTGCCTGATTCGCTCGATGCACACCGGCGCGAACGGGCACGAGGTGTCGATTCGCTATTTTCACGGCGGCATTCCCGGCGTGCTCGGTCGCCCGACCCTCGGTTCGTGGCTCGTCTACGGATTGGGCTCGGAGAGCCAGGAGCTGCCCGCTTATCTCGTGCTGACCGATCCCGAGGGACACCCGGTCGACGGCGTCAACAATTGGTCGAATGGGTTCATGCCGCCGCTCTTTCAGGGTACGGTCCTACGGCCGCGCGAGCCGCGGATTTTCAATCTCGAGCCGCCGCCACACCTGCGCGGCACGGTCCAATCGCAGAACCTCGAATTGCTCCAAGCGCTTAATCGCCGTCACGCGGCCGAGCACCCGGGCGAGGCCGATCTCGAAGCGCGGATCGCCAGCTATGAGCTAGCCGCCGCGATGCAAACCTCGGCCCGCGAGGCGCTCGACATCTCAGGCGAGACCGAGGCCACGCACCGGCTGTACGGCCTCGACCAGCCCGAGACCCGGGAATACGGCACTCGCTGCCTGATCGCGCGCCGGCTGGTCGAGCGCGGGGTGCGGTTCGTGCAATTGTTTCTCGGCGGGCAACCGTGGGACAACCACACCAACATTCGCGGCAGCCTGCCGGCGATCTGCCGGCGCACCGATCGACCGGCCGCGGCGCTGGTCACGGATCTCAAGCAGCGCGGCATGCTCGACACGACCCTCGTGCATTGGGGCGGCGAGATTGGCCGATTGCCCGTGACCGAGAATCACGGCGACCCAGCGCAGGCCGGGCGCGATCACAACGGCCAGGGATTCAGCATCTGGCTCGCCGGCGGGGGAATTCGCGGCGGCATGACCCATGGTGCGACGGACGAGTTCGGCCACCGCGCGGTGGAAAACGTCGTGACGCCCAACGATTTGCAGGCGACGATCCTGCATCAGTTCGGACTCGACCACCAGCAATTGCTCTATCTGCACGGTGGCCGCGAGGAGCAACTCACCGCGCAACGCGCGGCCCGCGTGCTGCAAGAGATTCTGGCTTGA
- the bla gene encoding subclass B3 metallo-beta-lactamase, with protein MKYTVATIVGLQLVSLGFVAAAVGQPAAEEMAQNPSLFLQAARTVLKWDEPAEPARIAGPIYFVGTQGLGCFLITGSEGHVLLCTGMPGSGELIERSIVKLGFKLQDVKLILTGHAHSDHVGGHAYIKQVTGGKIAMLREEVALFESGGKLDFHYGAYQEFAFAPAKVDVVFQNEEQVKLGDITITALHTPGHTRGSTTYVTKIVSDGKTYTVVFPDGTGVNPGYRISKHPSYEGIEQDFRRTFRILESLKPDIWLACHTEFFGYEDKLARAARLGDAAWVDPQGYEKFVAKAKARFEATVAKEKSTAPEASAAVPVTVQNFIRAETDLYFSRTVADNGIGKLLGPREFTPIDKQYIVRMNRDTLYSSAVFDLDAAPVTISLPDAGKRYMAMQVINQDHYTEGVHYAPVRQTLTKAAMGTRYVFVIVRTLANPGDPADLETANRLRDAMTVEQADAGNWEMPNWDEQSRTEIRDALAILGSHVNGQMKAMFGVKSEVDPILHLIGTAIGWGGNPPSAAIYSSLFPAQNDGQTPYTITVKDVPVDGFWSITVYNSKGFLEKNDRGLYSFNNLSAKPNADGSCTIRFGGAPDAANYLPIMPGWNYTVRLYRPRQNILDGTWSFPEAQPAQ; from the coding sequence ATGAAGTACACGGTGGCGACGATCGTTGGGTTGCAATTGGTTTCGCTCGGATTCGTGGCGGCGGCGGTTGGTCAACCGGCTGCGGAAGAAATGGCTCAGAATCCCTCGCTCTTTCTGCAAGCAGCGCGAACCGTCTTGAAGTGGGATGAGCCCGCCGAGCCGGCCAGAATTGCCGGGCCGATCTATTTCGTCGGCACCCAGGGGCTCGGATGCTTTCTGATCACCGGGTCCGAGGGACACGTCCTGCTGTGCACCGGCATGCCGGGCTCCGGCGAGTTGATCGAGAGGTCGATCGTCAAGCTCGGGTTCAAGCTGCAGGATGTCAAACTCATCCTCACGGGTCACGCGCACAGCGACCACGTCGGCGGACACGCCTACATCAAACAGGTCACCGGTGGGAAGATCGCCATGCTGCGCGAGGAAGTCGCGCTCTTCGAATCGGGCGGAAAGTTGGACTTTCATTACGGCGCCTACCAAGAATTCGCGTTTGCGCCGGCCAAGGTCGACGTGGTCTTTCAGAACGAGGAGCAGGTCAAGCTCGGTGATATCACGATCACCGCGCTCCACACGCCCGGCCACACCCGGGGCTCGACGACCTACGTCACCAAGATCGTCTCGGATGGCAAGACCTACACGGTGGTCTTCCCGGACGGGACCGGCGTCAACCCCGGCTACCGTATCTCCAAGCATCCATCCTACGAGGGGATCGAACAAGACTTTCGCCGCACCTTTCGCATCCTCGAGTCGTTGAAACCAGACATCTGGCTCGCGTGTCACACCGAGTTCTTCGGCTACGAAGACAAGCTGGCCCGCGCGGCGAGACTGGGCGACGCGGCCTGGGTCGATCCCCAAGGCTATGAGAAGTTCGTGGCGAAGGCCAAGGCGAGATTCGAAGCGACCGTCGCGAAGGAAAAGAGCACCGCGCCCGAGGCCAGCGCCGCGGTGCCGGTCACAGTGCAGAACTTCATCCGAGCCGAGACCGATCTGTATTTCAGCCGGACGGTGGCCGACAACGGCATCGGCAAGCTCCTCGGACCGCGCGAATTCACGCCGATCGACAAGCAATACATCGTGCGCATGAATCGCGACACGCTCTATTCGTCCGCGGTGTTCGACCTGGATGCTGCACCAGTGACCATCAGCCTGCCCGACGCGGGCAAGCGGTACATGGCGATGCAGGTCATCAACCAGGACCATTACACGGAAGGCGTCCACTATGCGCCGGTGCGGCAGACCCTGACAAAGGCCGCGATGGGCACGCGGTATGTTTTCGTGATTGTCCGCACGCTGGCCAATCCGGGCGATCCCGCCGATTTGGAGACTGCCAACCGCTTGCGCGACGCGATGACGGTCGAGCAGGCCGACGCGGGCAACTGGGAGATGCCCAACTGGGATGAGCAATCGCGCACGGAAATCCGCGACGCCCTCGCCATCCTGGGCAGCCACGTCAACGGGCAGATGAAGGCGATGTTCGGCGTCAAGTCCGAAGTCGATCCGATCCTGCACTTGATCGGCACCGCGATCGGCTGGGGCGGTAATCCGCCTTCGGCTGCCATCTATTCCAGCTTATTCCCTGCCCAGAATGATGGGCAGACGCCTTATACCATCACGGTCAAAGATGTGCCGGTCGACGGGTTCTGGTCGATCACGGTCTACAACTCGAAAGGGTTTCTCGAGAAAAACGACCGTGGCCTCTACTCGTTCAACAACTTGAGCGCGAAGCCCAACGCCGACGGGTCGTGTACGATCCGCTTTGGCGGCGCTCCGGACGCGGCCAACTATCTCCCCATCATGCCTGGCTGGAACTACACGGTCCGCCTGTACCGGCCGCGGCAAAATATTCTCGACGGCACCTGGAGTTTCCCGGAGGCGCAGCCCGCCCAGTGA
- a CDS encoding N-acetyltransferase encodes MNESKCLPLERLQIREVQPDDADALAAVHTRAFGRGDEARLVAAITASEAFVPGLSLGAWFDGGPLVGHILLSQIRVGSRPALSLAPLAVWPEYQRRGVGKALCKHALRRAAELGHRAVVVLGHPAYYAAQGFVAARPLGIEPPFPVHDDEAWRALELAPGAFAELRGTVEYPPPWSVVL; translated from the coding sequence ATGAATGAGTCCAAGTGTTTGCCACTCGAGCGGCTGCAGATTCGAGAGGTGCAACCCGACGACGCAGATGCCCTTGCCGCGGTTCACACGCGCGCCTTTGGACGCGGGGACGAGGCCCGGCTCGTAGCGGCGATCACTGCCTCGGAGGCGTTCGTACCCGGCCTGTCGTTGGGGGCCTGGTTCGACGGAGGCCCACTCGTTGGGCACATTCTGCTGTCGCAGATTCGCGTTGGCTCGCGACCGGCACTGTCGTTGGCGCCGTTGGCCGTATGGCCGGAATACCAGCGGCGTGGCGTCGGCAAGGCGCTGTGCAAACACGCGCTGCGCCGCGCGGCCGAATTGGGGCACCGTGCGGTGGTCGTCCTCGGGCACCCGGCCTATTACGCGGCTCAAGGTTTCGTCGCGGCGCGACCCCTGGGCATCGAGCCGCCGTTCCCGGTTCATGACGACGAGGCGTGGCGGGCGCTGGAACTCGCGCCGGGCGCATTCGCCGAGCTGCGCGGCACGGTCGAGTATCCGCCGCCGTGGTCAGTGGTGCTCTAG
- a CDS encoding creatininase family protein produces the protein MRPWKLSETNYAAVKQTAFDVAVLPFGATEPHNLHLPYGTDLFEADVVGEQLCAAAWQRGAKVVLLPTIPFGTETNQQAFPLSINVHPSTLARVIGDVVESLVGSGIRKIVLLNSHGGNDFKPVLRELFGRTPAQLFLCNWYRVLADVEHELFAEPGDHAGELETSFALAWFPELVALRPDGSLAADDGTVRPTRFEAVNRGWVSITRPWHLLTTNTGSGNPHAATAEKGRRMMELLVERLATFLVELAASPLDEQFPF, from the coding sequence GTGCGTCCCTGGAAGCTGAGCGAAACCAATTATGCCGCGGTGAAGCAAACGGCCTTCGACGTGGCCGTGCTGCCATTTGGCGCCACCGAGCCCCATAACCTGCATCTGCCCTATGGCACCGATCTGTTCGAGGCCGACGTCGTGGGCGAGCAGCTTTGCGCCGCGGCGTGGCAGCGCGGCGCGAAGGTGGTGCTGCTGCCCACGATTCCCTTTGGCACGGAAACCAATCAGCAGGCCTTTCCGCTGTCGATCAACGTGCATCCTTCGACCCTGGCGCGCGTCATCGGCGACGTGGTCGAATCGCTCGTCGGCAGCGGCATCCGCAAGATCGTGCTGCTCAACAGCCACGGCGGCAACGATTTCAAGCCGGTGCTGCGCGAACTGTTCGGCCGCACTCCCGCGCAGTTGTTCCTGTGCAACTGGTATCGCGTGCTGGCCGACGTGGAACACGAGCTGTTCGCCGAGCCAGGCGACCATGCCGGCGAGTTGGAAACGTCGTTTGCGCTGGCGTGGTTTCCCGAGTTGGTGGCGCTGCGACCCGACGGCAGCCTCGCCGCCGACGACGGAACCGTGCGGCCGACGCGCTTCGAGGCAGTCAACCGCGGCTGGGTATCGATCACGCGTCCGTGGCATCTGCTCACGACCAACACCGGCAGCGGCAACCCTCACGCCGCGACGGCCGAAAAAGGCCGGCGGATGATGGAACTACTCGTCGAGCGGCTCGCCACTTTCCTCGTCGAACTTGCCGCAAGCCCCTTGGACGAGCAGTTTCCGTTTTGA
- a CDS encoding DUF1570 domain-containing protein: MAVLFVAAAPGPVAAQEIQQAQSKLEATWGQQLEQLAHDAESRGLAAEAAQARRWKLPDDPQRLVLVRVPRQHDLDVDADGPLDEQQQRWRDAWRAARDRQADALFALARRAIGLGQTSLAYRLVLNTLRENPDHEAARKLLGQRRSGRRWATPYEVRKAAAKQVWDDRFGWLPADRLARYEQGERFHRGRWISAAEDARLHADILHSWQVETEHYLVITNHQLESGARLAARLERLYDVWQQTFASYTVTQEQLARGLEGQGSARRGATPSLRVVYFRDREEYVTALRPAQPNIEITIGIYFGSTKTAYFFADEEQDDATLDHEATHQLFSETRATSDEPGLRDNFWIIEGIALYMESLVEHDGYATLGGPDNVRLQAARQRLLGDGFYVPLAELTRFGRDQLQHDERIAMIYSQASGLAHFLMHAEAGRYREALVRYLLAVYGGQAGPETLAELTGQSYAELDQQYRAFLQALPDVTLKSPADVPADR; the protein is encoded by the coding sequence GTGGCCGTGCTATTCGTGGCTGCGGCGCCTGGGCCCGTCGCGGCGCAGGAGATTCAGCAGGCGCAGTCCAAGCTCGAGGCAACCTGGGGCCAACAGCTCGAGCAGTTGGCCCACGATGCCGAGAGCCGAGGACTGGCCGCCGAAGCGGCGCAAGCGCGGCGCTGGAAGCTGCCCGACGATCCGCAACGCTTGGTGCTGGTGCGCGTGCCGCGCCAGCACGATCTCGATGTCGACGCCGACGGTCCGCTCGACGAGCAGCAACAGCGCTGGCGCGATGCCTGGCGCGCGGCGCGCGATCGCCAGGCCGACGCCCTGTTTGCGCTGGCCCGCCGCGCGATCGGACTGGGTCAAACGTCGTTGGCCTATCGCTTGGTGCTCAACACGCTGCGCGAAAATCCCGATCACGAGGCGGCGCGCAAGCTGCTCGGCCAGCGCCGCAGCGGCCGGCGCTGGGCCACGCCGTATGAAGTACGCAAGGCGGCGGCCAAGCAAGTCTGGGACGATCGCTTCGGCTGGCTGCCGGCCGATCGGTTGGCGCGCTATGAACAGGGCGAACGATTTCACCGGGGGCGGTGGATTTCGGCCGCCGAGGATGCCCGACTGCACGCCGATATTCTCCATTCGTGGCAAGTCGAGACCGAACATTACCTGGTGATCACGAATCATCAACTCGAATCGGGCGCACGACTCGCGGCCCGGCTCGAACGTCTGTACGACGTCTGGCAGCAGACGTTCGCGTCTTATACCGTCACGCAGGAGCAACTCGCCCGGGGGCTAGAGGGGCAAGGCTCCGCGCGACGCGGCGCAACCCCTTCGCTGCGGGTGGTCTATTTCCGCGACCGCGAGGAATACGTCACGGCCTTGCGCCCGGCGCAGCCGAACATCGAGATCACGATCGGCATCTATTTCGGCTCGACCAAGACGGCCTATTTCTTTGCCGACGAAGAGCAGGACGACGCCACGCTCGATCACGAGGCGACACACCAATTGTTCAGCGAAACGCGGGCCACGAGCGACGAGCCGGGCTTGCGCGACAACTTCTGGATCATCGAAGGGATCGCGCTCTATATGGAGTCGCTGGTCGAACACGACGGCTACGCGACGCTCGGCGGGCCCGACAATGTGCGGCTGCAGGCCGCGCGGCAACGGTTGCTCGGCGACGGTTTCTACGTGCCCCTGGCCGAACTGACGCGGTTTGGCCGCGATCAATTGCAGCACGACGAACGCATCGCGATGATCTATAGTCAGGCCAGTGGGCTCGCGCATTTCCTGATGCACGCCGAGGCCGGCCGCTATCGCGAGGCGCTCGTGCGGTATCTGCTGGCCGTGTACGGCGGGCAGGCGGGGCCCGAGACCTTGGCCGAGCTCACCGGCCAGAGCTATGCCGAGCTCGACCAGCAGTATCGCGCCTTTTTACAGGCCTTGCCCGACGTCACCCTGAAATCGCCGGCCGACGTGCCGGCTGACCGTTGA
- a CDS encoding sugar phosphate isomerase/epimerase: MPRPVTLFTGQWADLKLEDLARMASGWGYQGLELACWGDHFDVDAALADDEYCAAKRELLERYDLQVHAISTHLVGQAVLDRIDARHKAILPPNVWGDGKPAGVNQRAAEMLKRTAKAAQKLGVGVVNGFTGSSIWHLLYSFPPVPSEMIDEGYELFAERFDPILDVFGECGVRFALEVHPTEIAFDLYSAQRALAAIDRREEFGFNFDPSHLLWQGVDPVEFLREFGDRIYHVHIKDAIVTLNGRSGVLGSHLNFGDPRRGWDFRSPGRGAVQFEEIIRTLNALRYSGPLSVEWEDSGMDREHGAREACDFVKRLDFPAGQVAFDAAFAES; encoded by the coding sequence ATGCCGCGTCCCGTGACGTTGTTTACCGGCCAGTGGGCCGATCTGAAACTCGAAGACCTGGCGCGGATGGCCAGCGGCTGGGGCTATCAGGGCCTGGAGTTGGCCTGCTGGGGCGATCACTTCGACGTCGACGCGGCCTTGGCCGACGACGAGTATTGCGCCGCCAAGCGCGAGCTGCTGGAACGCTACGACTTGCAGGTCCATGCGATCAGCACGCACCTGGTGGGCCAGGCGGTACTCGACCGGATCGATGCCCGTCACAAGGCGATCCTGCCCCCGAACGTCTGGGGCGACGGCAAGCCGGCGGGCGTCAATCAGCGCGCCGCCGAGATGCTGAAGCGCACCGCCAAGGCGGCACAAAAGCTCGGCGTCGGCGTGGTCAACGGTTTTACCGGATCGAGCATCTGGCACCTGCTCTACTCGTTCCCGCCCGTGCCCTCCGAAATGATCGACGAAGGCTACGAGCTGTTCGCCGAACGCTTCGACCCGATTCTGGACGTGTTCGGCGAATGCGGCGTGCGGTTCGCGCTCGAAGTGCATCCCACAGAGATCGCCTTCGACCTGTACTCGGCGCAGCGGGCGCTGGCGGCGATCGATCGCCGGGAGGAATTCGGCTTCAACTTCGATCCGAGCCACCTGCTCTGGCAAGGCGTCGACCCGGTGGAGTTCTTGCGCGAGTTCGGCGACCGTATCTACCACGTGCACATCAAGGACGCCATCGTCACGCTCAACGGGCGCAGCGGCGTGCTGGGCAGCCATTTGAATTTCGGCGATCCGCGCCGCGGCTGGGATTTCCGCTCGCCGGGTCGGGGTGCAGTCCAGTTCGAAGAAATCATCCGCACGCTCAATGCGCTGCGCTACTCCGGGCCGCTGTCGGTCGAATGGGAAGACAGCGGCATGGACCGTGAACACGGGGCCCGCGAGGCCTGCGATTTCGTCAAACGGCTCGACTTCCCCGCCGGGCAAGTGGCGTTCGACGCGGCGTTCGCCGAAAGCTGA